A single genomic interval of Pyrus communis chromosome 5, drPyrComm1.1, whole genome shotgun sequence harbors:
- the LOC137735568 gene encoding putative disease resistance protein RGA4 isoform X4: MGHKIKDVNKRLNEVASRRPNDLKDNCVDTQFIVRERVNHSFVPKENIIIGRDEDVKAIIQLLLDPISTENVSTISIVGFGGLGKTALARLIFNDDVIQNHFELKIWTCVSNVFELDIVKKILQSEHNGIEQLQNDLRKNVDGKKYLLVLDDVWNNDLEKWLSLKCLLMGGGKGSRILITTRSETVATISDTAKPYTLRGLNEEHSLSLFKKMAFKDGKEPENSTIKAIGMEVARKCQGVPLAIRTMGGMLRTKDHETDWLNFREKKLSKISQKENEILPTLKLSYDVLPSQLKHCFAYCSMFPPDYEISVQRLIKLWVAQGFIKSSNKNECLEDVAYEYFRELFWRSFFQEETYEFGMIKSCKMHDLMNELANFVSGDRSALVELNQKNFHEKLHHVSFNFNIDLLKWEVPTSLLKANKIRTFLFPRQVSHRYRDSSLCDSFCATIVSNFKSLRMLSLNELGITTLPNCLRKMKHLRYLDLSCNRYMKRLPDWIVGLSNLETLDLSDCRELVELPRDIKKMINLRHLILEGCTGLSGMPRGIGELNGVRTLNRFVLNESNCLGKGGSAGLAELGTLNELSGHLYIYYLRHVVSESNVGTPLKDKQHLCSLHLTWILREDKSVVDEEDIIKSMEVLQPHSNLKQLEVYGYRGVRFASWFSSLTNIVNLTFRDCNTCQRLPPLDHLPSLKSLTLAAFEKLEYISENESSNSMSDEMMRISFFPSLKELWILHCPVLKGWWRAHIHNSASSSTENLSLPSFPRLSTLRIKDCPNLTSMPLYPNVERIHLEKSSWKVVDSLFVRVASDITHDVGVDVDVSASSSSPPLSKLTHLSLHGIEDLEFIPSEGMGNLTSLQGLAINHCPNLTALPEGIANLTSLQSLSIGNFPNLAALPEWIANLTSLQSLSIGNFPNVAALPEEISNLTSLRHLRITHCSNLASLPEGIRGFPCLNALYISDCPMLLQRYKKETGEDWHKIARIPYVSIDSDDIPYGSKISSTLLLSQ; the protein is encoded by the exons ATGGGTCATAAGATAAAAGATGTTAACAAGAGGCTTAATGAAGTTGCATCTCGTAGACCCAATGACTTAAAAGATAATTGTGTAGATACACAATTCATAGTGAGAGAGAGGGTCAATCACTCATTTGTTCCTAAGGAAAATATTATTATAGGGAGAGATGAAGATGTAAAGGCAATAATCCAACTTTTGTTGGATCCCATCTCAACTGAGAATGTGTCAACCATTTCCATAGTTGGATTTGGAGGATTGGGGAAAACTGCACTTGCCCGACTCATATTCAACGATGATgtgattcaaaatcattttgAGTTGAAAATATGGACATGTGTCTCTAACGTATTTGAGTTGGATATAGTTAAGAAAATCCTTCAATCTGAACATAATGGGATAGAGCAATTGCAAAATGATCTTAGAAAAAACGTAGACGGGAAGAAGTACCTACTGGTGTTGGATGATGTGTGGAATAATGATCTGGAGAAATGGCTTAGCTTGAAGTGCTTGTTAATGGGTGGGGGAAAAGGTAGTAGAATACTAATTACCACTCGTAGTGAAACCGTTGCGACGATATCAGACACAGCTAAACCATACACCTTAAGGGGTTTGAATGAAGAGCATAGTTTGTCTTTATTTAAGAAAATGGCTTTTAAAGATGGAAAAGAGCCAGAGAATTCAACAATTAAGGCAATTGGGATGGAGGTTGCAAGAAAATGTCAGGGAGTTCCACTCGCTATAAGAACGATGGGTGGGATGTTGCGCACCAAAGATCACGAAACAGATTGGTTGAATTTCAGAGAAAAGAAACTTTCAAAAATAAGccagaaagaaaatgaaattttacCAACACTTAAACTAAGTTATGATGTGCTCCCATcacagttgaagcattgttttGCTTATTGTAGCATGTTCCCACCTGATTATGAGATCTCTGTACAAAGATTGATTAAACTTTGGGTGGCGCAAGGGTTCATTAAGTCATCCAACAAAAACGAGTGCTTAGAGGATGTTGCGTATGAATATTTCAGGGAGTTGTTTTGGAGATCATTTTTTCAAGAAGAAACATATGAGTTTGGTATGATAAAAAGTTGTAAAATGCACGATCTCATGAATGAACTTGCAAACTTTGTGTCGGGAGACAGAAGTGCCCTAGTTGAACTGAACCAAAagaattttcatgaaaagcTTCATCACGTATCTTTCAATTTTAATattgatttgttgaaatgggAAGTACCAACTTCCTTGCTAAAAGCAAATAAGATAcgaacttttctttttcctcgcCAAGTGTCTCACAGATATAGAGATTCGTCATTATGTGATTCATTTTGTGCTACaattgtttcaaattttaagtCATTGCGTATGTTGAGTCTTAATGAATTGGGAATTACAACATTACCTAATTGTCTTAGAAAAATGAAACATTTGAGATATCTTGATCTTAGTTGTAATCGTTACATGAAGAGACTTCCAGATTGGATAGTTGGACTTTCGAATTTGGAAACACTAGATCTCTCTGATTGTCGGGAGCTTGTGGAATTGCCTAGagacattaaaaaaatgatcaacTTAAGGCATCTCATCTTGGAAGGCTGTACGGGGTTGAGTGGAATGCCGCGTGGAATTGGTGAATTGAATGGTGTTCGTACATTGAATAGATTTGTTTTGAACGAAAGCAATTGTTTGGGGAAGGGCGGTAGTGCTGGTCTTGCTGAGCTGGGGACCCTTAACGAATTAAGTGGAcacttatatatttattatttgagGCATGTGGTGTCAGAATCAAATGTTGGTACACCTCTCAAGGACAAACAGCATCTTTGTTCGTTGCATTTAACCTGGATACTTCGAGAAGATAAAAGCGTGGTTGATGAGGAGGATATTATAAAGTCAATGGAAGTATTGCAACCCCATTCTAATCTAAAGCAGTTGGAAGTGTATGGCTATAGAGGTGTGAGGTTTGCGAGTTGGTTTTCTTCTCTCACAAATATTGTTAATCTCACATTTCGTGATTGTAACACATGCCAACGTCTTCCGCCCTTGGATCATTTGCCTTCCCTTAAGTCTCTTACATTGGCTGCGTTTGAGAAGTTGGAGTACATATCAGAGAATGAGAGCAGTAATAGTATGAGTGATGAGATGATGAGGATCTCATTCTTTCCCTCCCTGAAGGAGCTCTGGATACTTCATTGCCCTGTTCTGAAGGGATGGTGGAGGGCCCACATTCACAACAGTGCTTCTTCATCAACGGAAAATCTGTCGTTGCCTTCTTTTCCTCGTCTTTCTACATTGAGGATCAAGGATTGTCCTAATCTAACTTCCATGCCTCTGTATCCAAATGTGGAGAGAATACATCTTGAGAAGAGCAGCTGGAAGGTTGTTGATTCCTTGTTTGTTAGAGTAGCATCTGATATTACACATGATGTTGGTGTTGATGTTGATGTTTctgcctcttcttcttcccctcctCTCTCCAAATTAACACATTTGTCACTCCATGGAATTGAGGATTTGGAATTTATACCGTCGGAAGGGATGGGCAATCTCACGTCACTTCAGGGGCTTGCAATTAACCATTGCCCAAATTTGACAGCACTACCAGAAGGGATCGCCAACCTCACATCACTCCAATCGCTTTCCATTGGAAATTTTCCAAATTTGGCAGCACTACCAGAATGGATCGCCAACCTCACATCACTCCAATCGCTTTCCATTGGAAATTTCCCAAATGTGGCAGCACTACCAGAAGAAATAAGCAATCTCACATCATTGCGGCATCTTCGAATTACTCATTGCTCTAATTTGGCGTCACTGCCAGAAGGGATTCGTGGATTCCCCTGTTTAAATGCATTGTACATTTCTGATTGCCCCATGTTACTCCAAAGATACAAGAAAGAAACTGGTGAGGACTGGCATAAGATTGCTCGTATCCCATACGTTAGTATTGATTCAG ATGACATACCATATGGATCAAAGATTTCGTCCACACTTCTGCTTTCTCAATGA